Proteins encoded by one window of Candidatus Obscuribacterales bacterium:
- a CDS encoding polyphosphate kinase 2 family protein, translating into MAENNFDKFMVPPGEKISLKRDYNPSYRPNDLNSDEAEDKLKQGVKKLASLQDKLSAQNALSVLIIFQALDAAGKDGTIKHVMSGINPQGCDVHAFKQPSTEELDHDYLWRCAKRLPERGRIGIFNRSYYEEVLVVRVHPELLEQQHPPLKASPKLWQQRFEEMNNFEKYLTQNGTTIIKFFLNVSKEEQKRRFLERIENPEKNWKFSSQDIVERQYWKDYMKAYEECFNHTSTKWAPWYIIPADYKPFARLLVSDIISSKLKMLNPEYPQLSKQKLKELKSAKEQLLGETK; encoded by the coding sequence ATGGCAGAAAACAACTTCGACAAATTCATGGTCCCTCCAGGCGAGAAAATATCTCTCAAAAGAGATTACAACCCAAGCTATCGTCCAAATGATTTGAATTCCGATGAAGCAGAGGACAAACTCAAACAAGGCGTAAAGAAATTAGCTTCCCTGCAAGACAAGCTTTCGGCACAAAACGCACTTTCCGTGCTAATTATCTTCCAGGCACTGGATGCCGCCGGCAAAGATGGGACTATAAAACACGTCATGTCCGGTATTAACCCACAGGGTTGCGACGTGCATGCTTTCAAACAACCATCGACAGAAGAATTAGATCATGATTACCTCTGGCGTTGCGCCAAACGACTCCCCGAACGTGGTCGGATCGGCATATTCAACCGGTCATACTATGAAGAAGTGCTCGTAGTGAGAGTTCATCCCGAACTTCTGGAACAGCAACATCCACCTTTAAAAGCCTCACCAAAACTTTGGCAACAGCGCTTTGAAGAGATGAACAATTTTGAGAAGTATTTGACACAAAATGGCACCACAATCATAAAGTTCTTCTTGAATGTTTCCAAAGAAGAGCAGAAAAGACGTTTTCTTGAGCGGATTGAAAATCCGGAAAAGAATTGGAAATTCTCGAGCCAAGACATTGTCGAAAGACAATACTGGAAAGATTACATGAAGGCTTATGAAGAATGCTTCAATCACACATCCACAAAATGGGCACCGTGGTATATCATTCCGGCGGACTACAAGCCGTTTGCGCGACTTCTAGTTTCCGACATAATCAGCAGCAAGCTCAAAATGCTCAATCCCGAATATCCTCAATTGAGCAAACAAAAATTGAAAGAGCTTAAGTCAGCCAAAGAACAACTTTTAGGTGAAACGAAATGA
- a CDS encoding DUF1156 domain-containing protein — MSRQKLIEVTLPLNSLNIAAQKDKNPFLKGHPRSLHLWWSRKPLAVCRAILFASLVDDPASCPERFPSLDEQSRERDRLLSIMETLIGANASDDEVFAQARLEIEKATGGMPPRIYDPFAGGGSIPLEAKRLGLEAHGSDINPLAVIINKALIEIPEKFAQGSSLTEAISFYGNWMQEESKRRLDYLYPNEGQKVIAWLYCRSVKCPNPTCVVDVPLISKFWLCTKAGKQAWINPLVEDGKVGFEIIHGKADDELKPRLAAGTRLILETGKAAKAAFQCLVCSEVVKGKYIHLQAENSQLGFLPLATVVQNKRGRKYLPYSLTKMTELNEACAKALDIYRRTNNIPNEKTRGTFASNAQGRAYGFKTFSDYFMPRQLLSLCVLSDLVEEVKAHVMQSGMWKLPDDCTTLESGGSGLAAFADAVATYLAFAVNHLVRYSTLLNPWNTTNQNVAQVFGRQAMQMTWDFAEANILDGSLTIATASEWVASAVNNLPRSSQTQKTSVIRQLNSVDCQGSTSSAVVVTDPPYYNYVSYADLSDFFYVWLKRSLSGIHRELFSDHLVPKNEELVVAPHRFDGDEKEARKHFIDGLTDSFAGIQSISDSKYPTAVFYAFNPKDDFSGWEAMLESLLTSGWMLTTYWTLATERSTRMVARGGSKCLASSLLLIIRKRPATAPNISAGDLCLKLRAELPARIAELETSGHAQVDRLQLSLLEGAKILSSFKNVLEEDGTVMPQAKAIKLVIAQLFLKVT; from the coding sequence ATGTCGAGACAAAAGCTAATTGAGGTTACGCTTCCGCTTAATAGTTTGAATATTGCCGCTCAAAAGGACAAAAATCCCTTTCTAAAAGGGCATCCTCGCTCGCTTCACCTGTGGTGGTCGCGCAAACCTTTAGCTGTTTGCCGAGCGATATTATTTGCGTCCTTAGTAGATGATCCGGCAAGTTGCCCTGAGCGTTTTCCAAGCCTTGATGAGCAAAGCCGTGAAAGAGATAGATTGCTCTCCATCATGGAAACTCTTATTGGTGCAAACGCATCTGATGATGAGGTTTTCGCTCAAGCTCGGTTGGAAATCGAAAAGGCAACAGGCGGCATGCCACCGCGCATTTATGATCCTTTTGCCGGTGGTGGTTCCATTCCGTTAGAGGCGAAACGCTTGGGGCTGGAAGCACACGGTTCTGACATTAATCCTCTGGCAGTGATAATAAACAAAGCCCTAATCGAGATTCCGGAAAAATTCGCGCAGGGATCATCACTTACTGAGGCAATTAGCTTTTATGGCAATTGGATGCAAGAGGAAAGTAAAAGAAGGCTTGATTATCTCTATCCTAACGAAGGTCAAAAAGTTATTGCCTGGCTCTACTGTCGTTCGGTCAAATGTCCAAATCCGACTTGTGTCGTCGACGTCCCACTAATTAGTAAATTTTGGCTTTGTACGAAAGCCGGTAAGCAAGCCTGGATCAATCCGCTTGTTGAGGATGGAAAAGTTGGTTTTGAGATAATTCATGGCAAGGCTGATGACGAACTTAAACCGCGCCTGGCAGCCGGCACCCGTTTGATTTTGGAAACAGGTAAAGCGGCAAAAGCGGCTTTCCAGTGTTTGGTTTGCAGCGAAGTTGTGAAGGGCAAGTACATTCATTTGCAGGCCGAGAACAGTCAGTTGGGGTTTTTGCCTCTAGCAACTGTTGTTCAGAACAAGCGTGGTCGTAAATATTTGCCGTACTCATTGACTAAGATGACCGAATTGAATGAGGCTTGCGCAAAAGCTCTAGACATTTATCGCCGGACTAACAATATTCCCAATGAAAAAACTCGTGGAACATTTGCCAGCAACGCGCAGGGACGTGCTTATGGGTTTAAAACTTTCAGCGATTATTTTATGCCGCGTCAACTTCTTTCTTTATGCGTACTCAGCGATTTAGTCGAAGAAGTGAAAGCTCATGTTATGCAATCGGGCATGTGGAAGTTGCCTGATGATTGCACTACTCTGGAATCGGGTGGATCGGGACTCGCGGCTTTCGCTGATGCAGTTGCAACTTATCTGGCATTTGCCGTCAATCATTTAGTTAGATATTCAACTCTTTTAAATCCCTGGAATACAACCAATCAAAATGTCGCTCAAGTATTTGGACGCCAAGCAATGCAAATGACCTGGGACTTTGCCGAGGCAAATATACTTGACGGTTCGCTTACAATCGCCACCGCAAGTGAGTGGGTGGCATCAGCTGTTAATAATTTGCCGCGCTCCTCTCAAACGCAAAAAACCAGTGTAATACGTCAATTGAATTCCGTTGACTGCCAGGGTTCAACAAGTTCGGCTGTAGTAGTAACTGATCCACCTTACTACAACTATGTAAGTTATGCCGACCTTTCTGATTTCTTCTATGTGTGGCTGAAACGTTCTTTGTCCGGGATTCATAGGGAATTGTTTTCCGATCATTTGGTTCCTAAGAATGAGGAACTCGTCGTGGCACCTCATCGGTTCGATGGCGATGAAAAAGAGGCACGCAAGCATTTTATCGATGGTCTCACTGATTCTTTTGCCGGCATACAAAGTATTTCCGACTCAAAATATCCTACAGCTGTTTTCTATGCTTTCAATCCAAAAGATGATTTCAGTGGCTGGGAAGCAATGCTTGAATCACTGCTTACGTCAGGCTGGATGCTCACTACTTATTGGACATTGGCTACTGAGCGCTCAACAAGAATGGTTGCTCGCGGTGGTAGTAAGTGTTTAGCTTCATCCTTGCTTTTGATTATTAGAAAACGTCCTGCCACCGCCCCAAATATAAGTGCCGGCGATCTATGCCTTAAACTCCGCGCCGAACTGCCGGCAAGAATCGCCGAGCTGGAGACGAGTGGTCATGCGCAAGTGGATAGATTGCAGCTAAGCCTTCTAGAGGGCGCTAAAATTCTGTCGAGCTTTAAGAATGTGCTTGAAGAAGATGGTACAGTCATGCCGCAAGCAAAAGCCATAAAGTTGGTTATAGCTCAGCTCTTTTTAAAGGTTACGTAG
- a CDS encoding inositol monophosphatase family protein, giving the protein MAMREGVGIKEKTGPHDLVTEADHACSDILTAGLRKRFPNDIIISEEDENHHQEISSENIWLVDPIDGTDNYVKNDGQYCVMIGLLHKLKPVFGWVYAPVSERLYFGGPNHGSFLQTGELQANACAPLGDMLEMKQVRLAMGRRDRRNNPWIGDIPEIEWLVTGSIGLKVARILDNEADLFVHLSGKLKVWDSAAPVALALGAGLDVGSLESNDLHFPLPAIRHDSTIVIGKTGALDWSRKYLKQRTSP; this is encoded by the coding sequence ATGGCCATGCGCGAAGGCGTCGGCATCAAGGAAAAAACCGGTCCGCATGATCTTGTTACGGAAGCAGATCATGCTTGTTCAGATATTCTCACCGCCGGACTGCGCAAAAGATTTCCTAACGACATAATCATTTCCGAAGAAGATGAAAATCACCATCAGGAAATTTCCAGCGAAAACATTTGGCTTGTAGATCCAATTGACGGAACAGACAATTACGTCAAAAACGACGGCCAATATTGTGTAATGATTGGCCTTTTGCACAAATTAAAACCGGTCTTCGGCTGGGTATACGCACCTGTCAGCGAACGTCTTTATTTCGGCGGACCAAATCATGGCTCGTTTTTACAAACAGGAGAGCTGCAAGCAAATGCTTGTGCGCCTTTAGGCGACATGCTGGAAATGAAACAAGTAAGGCTGGCAATGGGGCGCCGTGACCGCAGGAATAATCCCTGGATAGGTGACATTCCCGAAATAGAATGGCTGGTTACCGGTAGTATCGGTTTGAAAGTAGCAAGAATTCTCGATAACGAAGCGGATCTATTTGTACATCTATCAGGAAAATTGAAAGTATGGGATTCGGCCGCACCGGTTGCTTTAGCGCTAGGCGCAGGTCTGGATGTAGGGTCATTGGAATCGAATGACTTACATTTTCCACTGCCTGCCATCCGACACGACAGCACAATTGTTATTGGCAAAACCGGCGCTCTCGATTGGTCGCGCAAATACTTAAAGCAGAGGACCAGCCCATGA
- a CDS encoding ribonuclease HI family protein has translation MTGNDIAIIYTDGGSRGNPGPAGIGAVITKGGQPVASISEFLGTTTNNVAEYTALIRALEKSIECDIKSVEVRTDSELMVKQMNGEYRVKNEGLKPLFLKAQALKNRFASFVIVHVRREQNKEADRLANLAMDIGPGAG, from the coding sequence ATGACCGGCAACGACATAGCGATCATATATACAGATGGCGGCTCGCGCGGAAATCCCGGTCCGGCAGGAATTGGCGCCGTCATAACAAAAGGTGGGCAGCCGGTTGCCAGCATAAGTGAATTTCTCGGCACTACGACGAATAACGTGGCTGAATATACGGCCCTCATAAGAGCGCTTGAAAAGAGCATCGAGTGCGACATCAAAAGCGTTGAAGTGCGCACAGATTCAGAGCTTATGGTTAAGCAGATGAATGGCGAATACCGAGTCAAAAACGAGGGACTGAAGCCGCTATTTCTGAAAGCTCAGGCACTTAAAAACCGTTTTGCTTCCTTTGTAATTGTCCATGTGCGCAGAGAGCAAAACAAAGAGGCTGATAGACTAGCCAATTTAGCTATGGATATAGGCCCTGGAGCTGGCTAA
- a CDS encoding cytochrome P450, with protein sequence MKQPPGPKGHFLWGSGMAAIETPLTLYESAWKEFGDCVRLTSIPGYYWYLFTHPTAVEHVLQTHQQNFRKPDVFNRPMSLLVGNGLVVSEGALWMRQRRLAQPAFHKTRLALLAQSMVDTTIEHINNWEKLTTESVIDIADEMGALTLDIVGKALFSTDLHEYSERVGTTMRIALEHVNYRMGHAFSLPEWVPTKRNRQFLKAKAELDSVVMEIISKRRQSGIDENDLLSALLRATDDESGESMSNELLRDEVITLMLAGHDTTAAALTWTWYLLSLNPDKEAILLDELKSALGGRMPSVEDLPNLPYTRMVIEESLRLYPPAWGIIREAKEDEEIGGYIVRKGRPITLVQYITHKHPEFWEEPHAFMPERFEKDKVAQRPKFAYFPFGGGQRACIGKEFSLMEATLALAAIAQKLKFIPLPNQNIDPDPTFTLRPRYGIKAHVLKRDN encoded by the coding sequence ATGAAACAACCACCTGGACCCAAAGGACACTTTCTCTGGGGCTCGGGTATGGCCGCTATAGAAACACCACTGACTCTTTACGAAAGTGCGTGGAAAGAATTCGGCGACTGCGTAAGGCTCACGAGCATTCCAGGATATTACTGGTACTTATTCACGCATCCGACAGCCGTTGAACATGTTTTGCAAACACACCAGCAAAACTTTCGCAAACCGGATGTATTCAATCGTCCGATGTCGCTGCTTGTCGGCAATGGTCTAGTAGTATCTGAAGGCGCATTGTGGATGAGACAAAGGAGGCTTGCTCAGCCCGCATTCCACAAAACGAGATTAGCCTTGCTTGCGCAATCGATGGTCGATACAACTATAGAACATATAAACAATTGGGAAAAACTGACCACCGAGTCAGTTATCGACATTGCAGATGAAATGGGTGCCTTGACACTGGATATTGTCGGCAAGGCTCTATTTAGCACTGACCTCCATGAATACTCCGAACGAGTCGGTACAACCATGCGCATAGCGCTCGAACACGTCAATTACCGCATGGGACATGCATTTAGTCTACCTGAATGGGTACCGACAAAACGTAATCGCCAGTTTCTAAAAGCAAAAGCTGAACTTGATTCAGTAGTAATGGAAATCATCTCAAAGCGCCGTCAATCAGGAATTGATGAAAACGATCTACTCTCTGCACTATTGCGGGCGACAGACGACGAATCGGGCGAATCAATGTCCAACGAGCTATTGCGCGACGAAGTAATAACACTCATGCTTGCCGGGCATGATACAACTGCTGCAGCCCTAACATGGACATGGTATTTGCTGAGTCTCAATCCGGACAAAGAAGCCATTCTTCTAGACGAATTGAAATCAGCGTTAGGTGGCAGAATGCCATCAGTGGAAGACTTGCCGAATCTTCCTTACACAAGAATGGTCATCGAAGAGTCCCTTAGGCTATATCCGCCTGCCTGGGGTATTATTCGCGAAGCAAAAGAAGACGAAGAAATTGGCGGCTATATTGTGCGCAAAGGTAGACCGATAACTCTCGTTCAATACATCACTCACAAGCACCCCGAATTTTGGGAAGAACCTCATGCTTTCATGCCGGAGCGTTTCGAAAAAGACAAAGTCGCTCAACGCCCAAAGTTTGCCTACTTTCCCTTTGGCGGTGGTCAACGAGCCTGCATAGGCAAAGAGTTTTCGCTCATGGAGGCAACGCTGGCATTAGCAGCAATTGCCCAAAAACTTAAGTTTATTCCTCTGCCGAATCAAAATATTGATCCGGATCCCACATTTACTCTTCGCCCAAGATATGGAATTAAAGCGCATGTTCTTAAAAGAGACAACTAA
- a CDS encoding branched-chain amino acid transaminase: MSQDKSYAFFEGKFVPMEDAKISIMTHGFLYGTAVFEGIRGYWSDKTQEMYVFRLREHFERMFDSMKIMYLNVDFSVDELCDLTIELLRKNAPKTDTYIRPSAYKSGMRIGPTLTDNPSEFCMFTVPFGDYFHGAPGLKVMVSNWRRVEDNAIPARGKIIGAYANTALAKTDAVRAGFDDCIVLSENGHVSEGSAMNIFMVRNGQLITTPVSENILEGITRETVMEFAEAELGLKTVIRSVDRSELYVADELFFCGTGAQVAPILEVDRRPVGDGGVGPISQKIKDMYESICRGEMPKYKKWLTPVYAKSAAAK, translated from the coding sequence GTGAGCCAAGATAAGTCATATGCCTTTTTTGAAGGCAAATTCGTGCCCATGGAAGATGCGAAGATAAGCATCATGACGCACGGATTCCTGTATGGAACAGCCGTCTTTGAAGGCATTCGTGGCTACTGGTCAGACAAGACGCAAGAGATGTATGTCTTTCGCTTGAGAGAACATTTCGAGCGCATGTTCGACAGCATGAAAATCATGTATTTGAACGTTGATTTTTCAGTAGATGAACTCTGCGATCTGACAATTGAACTTTTGCGCAAAAATGCTCCGAAGACAGATACCTACATCCGTCCGAGCGCTTACAAATCAGGCATGAGAATTGGTCCGACACTCACAGATAACCCGTCTGAGTTTTGTATGTTTACCGTGCCGTTTGGTGATTATTTTCATGGTGCACCTGGTCTCAAGGTAATGGTTTCAAATTGGCGCCGCGTGGAAGACAATGCAATTCCAGCACGCGGAAAAATTATTGGTGCTTACGCAAATACCGCACTTGCAAAAACAGATGCTGTACGCGCGGGCTTTGATGACTGCATAGTGTTGTCCGAAAACGGACACGTGTCTGAAGGTAGTGCGATGAATATTTTCATGGTGCGCAACGGGCAGTTGATAACGACACCTGTTTCGGAAAATATTTTGGAAGGTATTACTCGCGAGACAGTAATGGAATTTGCTGAAGCTGAGCTTGGATTGAAGACAGTAATTCGCTCAGTCGACAGAAGCGAGTTGTACGTTGCCGATGAATTATTCTTCTGCGGTACAGGCGCGCAAGTGGCTCCAATTCTTGAAGTTGATAGACGCCCAGTTGGTGATGGCGGCGTTGGACCTATCTCACAGAAGATAAAAGACATGTACGAGTCTATTTGCCGTGGTGAAATGCCAAAGTATAAGAAATGGCTGACGCCCGTTTATGCCAAGTCTGCTGCGGCTAAGTAA
- a CDS encoding RNB domain-containing ribonuclease translates to MTTFKPMQLDLASRAHLEMVMAGLLPDFDKAAKKEAHDAKSYQAHTDKLERRDLRELLWSSIDNPDSRDLDQLEYAEKLPYGTYRLVVAIADVDAYVKKNSAIDVHAASNTTSVYTGIVTFPMLPEELSYDLTSLLEGVDREAMVVDMLLNEDGNVTESSIYPAIVHNHAKLNYEMVGRWLEIGGPAPEKIADTKGLTEQIHLQNDIAQKIQNWRDKQGSLVLKTLEATPITADGTVIDLVVVESNPARLVIENFMISANRTVSKFLEKANVPSIKRIVKIPDRWDRIVEVAEQYGEKLPHNPDARALREFLLSRKEEDPLRFPDLSLTIVKLLGRGEYVIEVPGQKDIGHFALAVRNYTHSTAPNRRYPDMVTQRLLKAVLTASAIPYSMDQLEEIALNCNHKEEAANKVERTMRKLAAAVLLSSHIGETYEGIVTGKKAGATFVRLIKPPAEGMIVRGQHGVDVGDKVKVRLVEIDLENAYIDFARVGKHHR, encoded by the coding sequence TTGACTACCTTTAAACCCATGCAATTAGATCTAGCTTCAAGAGCCCATCTTGAGATGGTGATGGCAGGGCTACTACCTGACTTTGATAAAGCCGCCAAGAAAGAGGCGCACGATGCGAAAAGCTATCAGGCGCATACGGACAAATTAGAAAGGCGCGATCTGCGCGAACTTCTTTGGAGTTCAATAGATAATCCTGATTCAAGAGATCTTGATCAACTTGAGTACGCGGAAAAACTTCCTTACGGCACTTATCGATTGGTCGTAGCTATTGCCGATGTCGATGCCTATGTGAAAAAGAACAGTGCTATTGACGTGCACGCTGCAAGCAACACGACGTCTGTTTACACGGGCATCGTCACATTTCCCATGTTGCCGGAAGAACTTTCTTATGACCTTACTTCGCTTCTTGAAGGAGTTGATCGCGAGGCAATGGTCGTGGACATGCTCCTCAACGAAGATGGCAATGTCACGGAAAGCAGCATTTATCCAGCTATAGTTCATAACCATGCCAAACTCAATTACGAAATGGTGGGAAGATGGCTGGAAATTGGAGGACCGGCACCGGAGAAAATTGCAGACACCAAAGGTCTTACCGAACAAATTCATTTGCAAAATGACATTGCCCAAAAGATTCAAAATTGGCGCGACAAGCAGGGTTCGCTTGTTTTGAAAACCCTTGAGGCAACGCCTATTACTGCAGACGGCACAGTAATTGACTTAGTTGTCGTAGAAAGTAATCCTGCGCGTTTGGTCATTGAGAATTTCATGATTTCTGCTAATAGAACTGTATCTAAGTTTCTAGAGAAAGCTAACGTCCCTTCTATTAAACGTATAGTGAAGATTCCGGATCGCTGGGACAGAATCGTCGAAGTTGCCGAACAGTACGGTGAAAAATTACCGCACAATCCGGATGCCCGAGCGTTAAGAGAGTTTCTCCTTTCGAGAAAAGAAGAAGACCCATTACGTTTTCCTGATCTTTCGTTGACCATCGTCAAACTATTGGGACGAGGTGAATATGTAATCGAAGTTCCAGGACAAAAAGACATCGGACACTTCGCCCTGGCGGTGCGCAACTATACTCATTCCACTGCACCCAATAGGCGTTATCCGGACATGGTCACTCAACGCCTGCTGAAAGCAGTACTTACTGCGTCCGCAATTCCGTATTCCATGGATCAATTAGAGGAAATAGCACTTAACTGCAATCACAAAGAAGAGGCGGCTAACAAGGTTGAGCGCACGATGCGTAAATTGGCGGCCGCCGTCCTATTGTCCAGCCACATTGGAGAAACATACGAAGGCATTGTCACCGGTAAAAAGGCAGGCGCCACATTTGTGCGGCTGATAAAACCGCCGGCAGAAGGCATGATTGTTCGAGGTCAACACGGGGTGGATGTCGGTGACAAAGTAAAAGTGAGGCTGGTGGAAATTGATCTCGAGAATGCCTACATCGACTTTGCTAGAGTCGGCAAACATCATCGCTAA
- a CDS encoding ribonuclease D, with the protein MSIIVNQQGLDDLCARIDKAKRFCLDMEFIPEKTYSTELCLIQVALDDLVTIIDPLAVPNLKPLWERIANPEILVVLHAADQDLDLVYANSGLVPQNIVDTQLAAGFAGFGYPVGYAKLLQTLLQVSISKTESYTDWMVRPLTKEQVEYALDDVRHLLPLWDRVEANLKKLNRLPWALEECQRYTEQEYYIKDRSRAFMRVKGASSLPRRGLSVLQQLYWWRDGEAAKNNKPVRTIISDNILLELSKRPPQRIEDMQRLRSLRPDQIRHYGNDILQAVKVGLEVSMDDCPSWPHSSAPTKRDVLQGDQLYAVLKVICYDLDLAPELVATRDEIQLLIRIHRGEKDDNGTLPLLIGWRKEIAGQKLLDILSGAKVSWKMGNSQHPIELQIDNN; encoded by the coding sequence ATGAGCATCATCGTCAATCAACAAGGATTAGATGATCTCTGTGCTCGCATAGACAAAGCAAAACGCTTTTGTCTCGACATGGAATTCATTCCGGAAAAGACCTACAGCACAGAGTTGTGTCTCATTCAAGTTGCGCTCGATGATCTAGTGACGATAATTGATCCATTGGCTGTGCCCAACTTAAAACCTCTTTGGGAAAGAATTGCCAATCCGGAAATTCTTGTTGTGCTTCACGCAGCAGATCAAGATCTCGATCTCGTCTATGCTAATTCCGGACTTGTGCCGCAAAACATCGTCGACACTCAGCTTGCTGCAGGATTTGCCGGCTTTGGCTATCCGGTTGGCTATGCAAAACTTTTGCAAACATTGCTGCAAGTAAGCATCTCAAAAACAGAAAGCTACACGGACTGGATGGTTCGTCCGTTGACGAAAGAACAAGTAGAATACGCCCTCGACGATGTTCGCCACTTGCTTCCTCTTTGGGATCGCGTTGAAGCTAATCTCAAAAAACTCAATCGCTTACCTTGGGCACTTGAAGAATGCCAACGTTACACCGAGCAGGAATATTACATCAAAGACCGCTCGCGGGCCTTCATGCGTGTGAAAGGTGCGAGCTCGCTACCAAGACGCGGACTATCCGTATTACAGCAACTCTACTGGTGGCGCGACGGAGAAGCAGCTAAAAACAACAAGCCTGTACGAACAATTATTTCCGACAATATTCTGCTAGAGCTAAGCAAGCGTCCTCCGCAGCGAATAGAAGACATGCAGAGGCTGAGAAGTCTGCGCCCCGATCAAATTCGCCATTACGGCAATGACATTTTGCAGGCTGTAAAAGTCGGACTGGAAGTCTCGATGGATGACTGCCCCAGTTGGCCGCACTCATCAGCCCCAACCAAACGTGACGTCCTGCAAGGTGATCAACTATACGCAGTTCTAAAAGTGATTTGCTACGACCTCGATCTAGCACCGGAGTTAGTAGCCACTCGCGACGAAATCCAACTCTTAATCCGCATTCACCGCGGCGAGAAAGATGACAACGGCACCTTACCATTGCTTATCGGCTGGCGCAAAGAAATTGCGGGACAAAAACTCCTCGACATTCTCAGCGGAGCAAAAGTCAGCTGGAAGATGGGCAACTCCCAGCACCCTATCGAACTTCAAATAGATAACAATTAG
- a CDS encoding YbjN domain-containing protein, translating to MGPQHMGLFGTHKATKGSVEEVASMISTYFKSRGLNPDHQVLKSSEGCGWWMKQGSAKVYIFVQDAAGGPVLRLTSPLVFIPKENQEAFFRRLLDINCNLSSCALATHGDVVLVVAQRPTLGLNQEEVDELAWSVAYVADLLDEELSGQFKAQMYSDDHA from the coding sequence ATGGGGCCACAGCATATGGGTCTATTTGGAACACACAAAGCCACCAAGGGCAGCGTCGAAGAAGTAGCGAGCATGATAAGCACTTACTTCAAGAGCCGCGGGCTCAATCCCGATCATCAGGTATTGAAGTCTTCCGAAGGATGCGGCTGGTGGATGAAGCAAGGCTCGGCAAAGGTGTATATCTTTGTGCAAGATGCCGCTGGCGGTCCGGTGTTGCGTCTTACCAGCCCTCTTGTTTTCATTCCCAAGGAAAACCAGGAAGCGTTTTTCAGAAGGCTGCTTGATATCAATTGCAACTTGAGCAGTTGTGCTCTAGCCACCCACGGCGATGTTGTATTAGTTGTTGCACAACGACCGACCTTAGGCTTAAACCAAGAAGAGGTTGATGAACTCGCTTGGTCTGTTGCCTATGTGGCGGATTTGCTGGACGAAGAACTCTCCGGGCAATTTAAAGCTCAAATGTATTCCGACGATCACGCATAG